Proteins from a genomic interval of Lolium perenne isolate Kyuss_39 chromosome 1, Kyuss_2.0, whole genome shotgun sequence:
- the LOC127308448 gene encoding UDP-N-acetylmuramoyl-L-alanyl-D-glutamate--2,6-diaminopimelate ligase MurE homolog, chloroplastic → MATAPHLAFHLPFPFPFPSTSRPPPRTLAPPPARRAPLRLAAGRRFRPPTADDEPPEAAEDSSHGLNRYDQLARHVERARKRQQADQPEVTADHPLFSSSPPSAGTYDPDDEFFDEIDRAIAEKREEFTRRGLIKPTPPPPPELDGPADDLSPEEAIDLDEIRRLQGLSVATSVADEEVDGGELLLDDGGLLLLHDDDEAFDVADELGLEGPRLRHPAFRMTLAELLDESKLVPLAVTGDQDVALAGVQSDARLVSAGDLFVCVGDDGLAGLTEADKRGAVAVVADQDVDIEGTLACRALVIVDDITAALRVLPACLYRRPSKDMAVIGVTGTDGVTTTTHLVKAMYEAMGIRTGMVGVLGAYAFGSNKLDSQPGASGDPMAVQKLMATMVHNGAEAVVLETTTDGMLPSGVDSEIDYDIAVLTNVRHANLEAGMTYEEYMSNMATLFSRMVDPERHRKVVNIDDPSAPFFAAQGGHGVPVVTYSFENKKADVHTLKYQLSLFETEVLVQTPHGILEISSGLLGRDNIYNILATVAVGVAVGAPLEDIVKGIEEVDAIPGRCELIDEEQAFGVIIDHARTPEALSRLLDCVKELGPRRIVTVVGCCGEKERGKRPMMTKIAAEKSDVVMLTSDNPASEDPLDILDDMLSGVGWTMEEYLKYGANDYYPPLPNGHRLFLHDIRRVAVRAAVAMGEQGDVVVVTGKGNDTYELEGDKKEFFDDREECREALQYVDQLHRSGIDTSEFPWRLPESH, encoded by the exons ATGGCCACGGCGCCGCACCTCGCCTTCCACCTCCCATTCCCATTCCCCTTCCCTTCCACTTCCCGCCCGCCGCCCAGAACCCTAGCCCCGCCGCCCGCGCGCCGGGCCCCTCTGCGCCTCGCTGCGGGCCGCCGCTTCCGCCCGCCCACCGCCGACGACGAGCCCCCCGAGGCCGCGGAGGACTCGTCCCACGGCCTCAACAGGTACGACCAGCTCGCGCGCCACGTCGAGAGAGCTCGCAAGCGGCAGCAGGCCGACCAGCCGGAGGTCACCGCCGACCACCCGCTCTTctcctcctcccctccctccGCCGGGACCTACGACCCCGACGACGAGTTCTTCGACGAGATCGACCGCGCCATCGCCGAGAAGCGGGAGGAGTTCACGCGCCGCGGCCTCATCAAGCCCACCCCGCCTCCGCCGCCCGAGCTGGACGGCCCCGCCGACGACCTCTCCCCCGAGGAGGCCATCGACCTCGACGAGATCCGCAGGCTGCAGGGCCTCAGCGTAGCGACTTCCGTGGCGGACGAAGAGGTGGACGGGGGCGAGCTGCTGCTCGACGACGGGGGCTTGCTGCTGCTCCACGACGATGACGAAGCCTTCGACGTGGCGGACGAGCTCGGGCTAGAGGGGCCGAGGTTGCGGCACCCGGCATTCCGCATGACGCTGGCCGAGCTCCTCGACGAGAGCAAGCTGGTCCCGCTAGCGGTGACGGGCGACCAGGACGTCGCGCTCGCGGGGGTGCAGAGCGACGCCCGCCTCGTGTCGGCCGGGGACCTCTTCGTGTGCGTCGGAGACGACGGGCTCGCCGGGCTTACCGAGGCTGACAAGCGCGGCGCCGTCGCCGTGGTGGCCGACCAGGACGTGGACATCGAGGGCACCCTGGCCTGTCGCGCGCTGGTCATTGTCGACGACATCACGGCCGCTCTCCGCGTGCTCCCCGCCTGCCTCTACAGGCGGCCCTCGAAGGACATGGCTGTCATTGGCGTCACCGGGACCGACGGCGTCACCACCACCACCCACCTCGTCAAAGCAATGTACGAGGCCATGGGTATCAGGACTGGCATGGTCGGTGTTCTCGGTGCCTATGCCTTCGGCAGCAATAAGCTTGATTCGCAGCCTGGTGCATCAGGAGATCCAATGGCCGTGCAGAAGCTGATGGCAACGATGGTGCACAATGGTGCTGAAGCTGTTGTGCTGGAGACGACCACTGATGGGATGCTACCGTCAGGCGTGGACAGTGAGATAGATTACGATATCGCCGTGCTGACCAATGTTAGGCATGCCAATTTGGAGGCTGGGATGACATACGAGGAGTACATGAGCAACATGGCCACTCTTTTTTCCAGAATGGTGGACCCTGAGCGCCATCGTAAGGTGGTAAACATCGATGATCCAAGCGCACCATTCTTTGCCGCCCAGGGAGGGCATGGTGTCCCTGTGGTGACGTATTCGTTTGAGAACAAGAAGGCTGACGTGCACACTCTCAAGTACCAGCTTTCCCTGTTTGAGACGGAGGTTCTGGTGCAGACGCCGCACGGAATCCTTGAAATCTCCTCTGGGCTGCTAGGGAGGGACAACATCTATAACATCCTTGCAACTGTGGCAGTTGGTGTTGCAGTGGGCGCGCCATTGGAGGACATTGTGAAGGGTATCGAAGAGGTGGATGCAATCCCAGGTCGGTGTGAGCTAATTGACGAGGAGCAAGCCTTTGGGGTGATCATCGATCATGCGAGGACACCAGAAGCTCTGTCAAGGCTTCTCGACTGTGTAAAGGAACTAGGTCCACGCCGTATTGTCACAG TTGTTGGATGTTGCGGTGAGAAAGAAAGAGGGAAGAGGCCGATGATGACAAAGATCGCCGCTGAGAAAAGTGATGTTGTTATGTTGACATCCGACAATCCAGCAAGTGAAGACCCCT TGGATATCCTAGACGATATGTTGTCTGGCGTAGGATGGACCATGGAAGAATACTTGAAGTATGGTGCAAATGATTATTACCCGCCCCTACCAAATGGTCACCGTCTCTTCTTACACGATATTAGAAGAGTTGCAGTGCGAGCTGCTGTTGCAATGGGCGAGCAAGGCGATGTTGTT GTTGTCACTGGAAAAGGAAATGATACTTATGAGTTGGAAGGCGATAAGAAGGAGTTTTTTGATGACAGGGAAGAGTGCCGCGAAGCACTGCAATACGTTGATCAATTGCATCGATCTGGAATAGACACCTCAGAGTTTCCATGGCG